A window from Clupea harengus chromosome 14, Ch_v2.0.2, whole genome shotgun sequence encodes these proteins:
- the msh4 gene encoding mutS protein homolog 4: MPEMQLALEYVSLPTLGPIVQVAEAKITHVIQLKHTLELVPPMRMALKSCKTALLKAYSSMLEDNRFELILEQIKTVINDDINYMTGSLNMRTQKCYAVRPNINEFLDIARRAYTEIVDDIAALVGQLGERHSLPLRTSFSTARGFFIQMRLEGVALPGGQLPSEFIKVTKYKNNYSFTTADLIRMNDRCDEALREIYHMSYVVVCKLLTVVHDSIHCLYKLSDAVSMLDMLLSLANACTVSKYVRPEFTDTLAIKQGRHPILERIRGQQPVSNNTYISEGSNFIILTGPNMSGKSTYLKQVALCQIMAQIGSFVPAEYASFRIADQIFTRIGVDDDFETNSSTFMVEMKEVAYIIHNVSHRSLIIIDELGRGTSAEEGVGICHAICEFLLNMKAFTLFATHFLELCQLQSLYPNVENQHMLVQHTRAEDAERVVYTYLLGSGQSEEKNYGIRAAEMTALPRTIIQEAKAVAGKVSQKLWAKHHSDFDTVRQRAVYHLATRLIQTARNSQLDPGSLRLYLQGLKKQYEDELHIASATTVTYTEE; this comes from the exons atgcctgaaATGCAACTGGCCTTGGAATACGTTAGCTTGCCCACACTTGGCCCCATA GTCCAGGTGGCTGAGGCCAAGATCACCCATGTAATTCAGTTAAAACACACCCTGGAGTTAGTACCACCTATGAGG ATGGCCCTGAAGAGCTGTAAAACAGCACTCCTCAAAGCTTACTCCTCTATGCTGGAAGATAACAG ATTTGAACTTATTCTGGAGCAGATCAAGACAGTAATCAATGATGACATCAACTACATGACCGGCAGCCTGAACATGCGCACACAGAAGTGCTATGCTGTACGACCAAACATTAATGAGTTCTTGGATATTGCCCGCAGAGCATACACTGAAATTGTTGATGACATCGCAG CATTAGTGGGTCAGTTGGGAGAGAGGCATAGCCTGCCCCTGCGCACCAGCTTCAGCACAGCGCGAGGCTTCTTCATCCAGATGAGGCTTGAGGGTGTTGCTCTGCCCGGAGGACAGCTCCCCTCAGAGTTCATCAAG GTGACCAAGTACAAGAACAATTATAGCTTCACAACGGCGGATCTGATACGAATGAATGATCGCTGTGATGAGGCCTTACGTGAGATCTACCATATGTCTTACGT GGTGGTGTGTAAGCTGTTAACTGTTGTGCATGATTCAATCCACTGCCTGTACAAGCTGTCTGATGCTGTTTCCATGCTGGACATGCTGCTGTCTCTAGCTAATGCCTGTACAGTCTCCAAGTATG TGCGTCCTGAGTTTACTGACACTCTTGCTATCAAGCAAGGCCGCCACCCCATTCTCGAGCGTATTCGCGGACAACAGCCTGTCTCCAATAACACCTACATCTCTGAGGGCAGCAACTTCATCATCCTCACAGGCCCCAACATGAGTGGCAAATCCACCTACCTGAAGCAAGTAGCTCTGTGCCAGATAATGGCTCAGATCG gATCATTTGTACCTGCTGAGTATGCCTCCTTTCGCATTGCTGACCAAATCTTCACAAGGATTGGAGTTGATGACGACTTTGAGACTAATTCTTCCACATTTATGGTGGAGATGAAAGAG GTTGCATATATAATCCACAACGTGAGTCATCGTTCACTCATCATTATTGATGAGTTGGGGCGAGGCACGAGTGCAGAGGAAGGTGTGGGGATCTGTCATGCTATTTGTGAATTCCTGCTGAACATGAAG GCTTTTACCCTGTTTGCCACACATTTCTTGGAGTTGTGCCAGCTGCAGAGCTTGTATCCCAATGTGGAGAACCAGCATATGCTGGTGCAGCACACACGTGCGGAGGACGCTGAGCGTGTGGTATACACCTACCTGCTCGGCAGTGGGCAATCTGAGGAGAAGAACTATG GCATTAGAGCAGCAGAAATGACTGCGTTACCAAGGACGATCATTCAAGAAGCCAAAGCAGTTGCTGGTAAAGTTAGCCAGAAGTTATGG GCCAAGCACCACAGTGACTTTGACACAGTCCGTCAGCGAGCTGTCTACCACCTTGCCACACGGCTAATCCAGACAGCGCGGAATTCTCAATTGGATCCAGGCAGCCTTCGACTCTATTTACAGGGACTCAAGAAACAATATGAGGATGAGCTACATATAGCCTCAGCGACTACTGTCACATATACAGAAGAGTga